From Pseudonocardia autotrophica, one genomic window encodes:
- a CDS encoding GNAT family N-acetyltransferase, translating to MPEPPGSHPGWPARLGPLRVRDHEVRLRPVRLRDGREWARIRQRDEAYLRPWEPTTHGGWARRNSSFEWPGRWYLLRSSARRGLSLPFAITVDGVLAGHVMVGNIVREPLLSAYVGYWCDSRFARRGITTAAVAMVLDHCFGSVRLHRVEATVRPENVASITVLCKLGFRREGLLLRYLDVDGGWRDHYAYAMTVEERPVGGFAAKLIRDGRAARA from the coding sequence GTGCCGGAGCCACCGGGCAGCCACCCCGGGTGGCCCGCCCGGCTCGGCCCGCTGCGGGTACGCGACCACGAGGTCCGGCTGCGTCCGGTGCGGCTGCGCGACGGCCGCGAGTGGGCCCGGATCCGGCAGCGTGACGAGGCCTACCTGCGCCCGTGGGAGCCCACCACGCACGGTGGCTGGGCCCGCCGGAACTCGTCGTTCGAGTGGCCGGGCCGCTGGTACCTGCTGCGCTCGTCGGCCCGCCGGGGGCTGTCGCTGCCGTTCGCGATCACCGTCGACGGTGTGCTCGCGGGCCACGTGATGGTCGGGAACATCGTGCGTGAGCCGCTGCTCTCGGCCTACGTCGGTTACTGGTGCGACTCGCGGTTCGCCCGCCGGGGGATCACGACGGCCGCGGTCGCGATGGTGCTCGACCACTGCTTCGGGTCGGTCCGGCTGCACCGGGTGGAAGCGACCGTCCGACCGGAGAACGTGGCCAGCATCACCGTGCTGTGCAAGCTCGGTTTCCGGCGCGAGGGGCTGCTGCTGCGCTATCTCGACGTCGACGGCGGATGGCGCGACCACTACGCCTATGCCATGACCGTGGAGGAACGCCCGGTCGGCGGTTTCGCGGCGAAGCTGATCCGGGACGGCCGGGCGGCCCGCGCCTGA
- the sepX gene encoding divisome protein SepX/GlpR: MPSSLIFVGLVVLWLLILVPTVARRQQEVARLSPALLSGRVLERPMRHRYPEVLVMERSGPSTVGELVQSRDGVPGPRTDGYDDAHGGDHDRGDREHGDYGRGDYDRGDYGRGDHDYDDGLDAEIDDDGRVHGLEDDHLDAEHAEHDGYDEYAEYTDGAERDDAERDGGRAADRERDPRTAEPAAVGDGDEPGDADPADDRFAADRFGDDRLVDDRFTDDDAETDRDEMLEPDATGIGYPDDEDANHAPSRYRPGRGGFDPEAAAAAAHAKYTFRQRVVLALLVLLVVAGVTALLVSTVFWWVAGVLGAGLVGYLTYLRRQVRIEEAIRARRAARLAAPRRATADEPEPQAPGQIDDPDTEAVTADAERPDNGDDDVDWTADDGEPTRVRGTGQPLGVLPARRRTVEGPASTEHESSLPRLVAAPPPPVPDGTSLVDVDAEEEPDVLDDPTLHRRAAGE, encoded by the coding sequence GTGCCCAGCTCTCTGATCTTCGTTGGTCTGGTCGTGCTGTGGCTGCTCATCCTGGTGCCGACCGTCGCCCGGCGTCAGCAGGAGGTGGCCCGGCTCAGCCCGGCGCTGCTGTCCGGTCGGGTGCTGGAACGCCCGATGCGGCATCGATACCCGGAGGTACTGGTGATGGAGCGATCCGGTCCGAGCACCGTAGGTGAGCTGGTGCAGAGCAGGGACGGCGTTCCCGGCCCGCGCACCGACGGCTACGACGATGCACACGGCGGCGATCACGACCGCGGAGACCGCGAGCACGGTGACTACGGACGTGGTGACTACGACCGTGGCGACTACGGACGTGGTGACCACGACTACGACGACGGCCTCGACGCGGAGATCGACGACGACGGCCGCGTGCACGGCCTGGAGGACGACCACCTCGACGCCGAGCACGCCGAGCACGATGGCTACGACGAGTACGCCGAGTACACCGACGGCGCCGAGCGTGACGACGCCGAGCGTGACGGCGGCCGTGCCGCGGACCGGGAGCGCGACCCCCGGACCGCCGAGCCGGCCGCCGTCGGTGACGGTGACGAGCCCGGTGACGCCGATCCCGCCGACGACCGGTTCGCCGCGGACCGATTCGGCGACGACCGGTTAGTAGACGACCGGTTCACCGACGACGACGCCGAGACCGATCGTGACGAGATGCTCGAACCGGACGCAACCGGCATCGGTTATCCGGACGACGAGGACGCGAACCACGCGCCGTCCCGGTACCGCCCCGGCCGCGGTGGTTTCGATCCCGAGGCCGCCGCCGCGGCCGCGCACGCCAAGTACACGTTCCGTCAGCGCGTGGTGCTCGCGCTGCTCGTGCTGCTGGTCGTGGCGGGTGTCACCGCGCTGCTGGTGTCCACCGTGTTCTGGTGGGTCGCCGGCGTGCTGGGCGCCGGCCTGGTCGGCTACCTCACCTACCTGCGCCGGCAGGTCCGGATCGAGGAGGCCATCCGGGCCCGCCGCGCGGCCCGGCTCGCGGCTCCCCGCCGGGCCACGGCCGACGAGCCGGAGCCGCAGGCGCCCGGGCAGATCGACGACCCGGACACCGAGGCCGTGACCGCGGACGCCGAGCGGCCCGACAACGGTGACGACGACGTCGACTGGACCGCCGACGACGGCGAACCGACCCGGGTGCGCGGGACCGGACAGCCCCTCGGGGTCCTTCCGGCCCGCCGGCGCACCGTGGAGGGACCGGCCTCGACCGAGCACGAGTCGTCGCTCCCGAGGCTGGTCGCGGCCCCGCCGCCGCCGGTCCCGGACGGCACGTCGCTGGTCGACGTGGACGCCGAGGAGGAGCCGGACGTCCTCGACGACCCGACCCTGCACCGGCGTGCGGCGGGCGAATAG
- a CDS encoding NUDIX domain-containing protein, protein MHLDGDAARAVDELRSVWDPVMRDVVPAHVTVVYPEETVDAELLLERAARAADEMPAFPIRLGAFGCAEGRGGVFVMVEDSRGGLEALRDRLLLPPQRFSGYPFHATVAHPSTAQSLSACWTQLSGSGLDVSFRVRELLWTVTDASTRTVLERFALTGSSASSRVALVGGVLMDGDRVLLGLRHPDRVSFPGVWDVPGGHVEPGESPRRALRRELREELGIEATVEEPWSRLADDDLGIDLSLWLIRHWHGDIRNLAPHEHQQLRWFTARDLLDSLPLAHPTYVTLLGDALSI, encoded by the coding sequence GTGCATCTGGATGGCGATGCTGCGCGTGCTGTCGATGAGTTGCGTTCGGTGTGGGATCCCGTGATGCGTGATGTGGTCCCGGCGCACGTCACGGTCGTATACCCGGAAGAGACGGTCGATGCCGAACTGTTGTTGGAGCGGGCGGCGCGCGCAGCCGACGAGATGCCGGCGTTTCCGATCCGGCTCGGAGCCTTCGGCTGTGCGGAGGGTCGAGGTGGGGTTTTCGTCATGGTCGAGGATTCCCGGGGCGGCTTGGAGGCGCTGAGGGATCGGCTGCTTCTTCCGCCCCAGAGATTCAGCGGGTACCCGTTCCACGCGACCGTCGCCCACCCCAGCACTGCACAGTCGTTGTCTGCGTGTTGGACGCAGCTGAGTGGCAGCGGCCTGGACGTGTCGTTCAGGGTGAGGGAGCTGCTGTGGACGGTGACCGATGCCTCCACGCGGACGGTGCTCGAACGGTTCGCCCTCACCGGCAGCTCGGCGTCCTCGCGGGTCGCGCTGGTGGGTGGGGTGCTCATGGACGGTGACCGGGTGCTGCTGGGGCTGAGGCATCCGGATCGTGTCTCGTTCCCCGGCGTGTGGGATGTTCCGGGCGGACACGTGGAACCGGGCGAATCTCCTCGCCGGGCCCTGCGTCGCGAACTGCGCGAGGAACTGGGCATCGAGGCCACCGTCGAGGAGCCCTGGAGCCGTCTGGCCGACGACGATCTGGGGATCGACCTGTCGCTGTGGCTCATCCGTCACTGGCACGGAGACATCAGAAACCTCGCCCCGCACGAGCATCAACAGCTCCGCTGGTTCACCGCGCGCGACCTCCTCGACTCCCTCCCCCTGGCGCACCCGACCTACGTGACTCTTCTCGGGGACGCACTCAGCATCTGA
- a CDS encoding transposase family protein has product MLVYPSSMPVSNRALQVLADALRHRRTVLGSRWRRLTAGEQALLVLAHLNKGETYTALAGGFGVGTTTVFRYVHEGIDVLAALAPTLDEALDVARRKAFVILDGTLLAIDRVGMGSGYDRAFYSGKHKRHGVNVQVLADPSGRLVWASPALPGARHDMGAACEHGLIDALNDTGIHVVADTAYQGGGSAIRVPQRRRRLDPDTGRYRQLSRAQKQVNAAHARQRGPGERANAQLKSWQVLRKIRSCPRRATTLVQAVMVLIQTA; this is encoded by the coding sequence GTGCTTGTCTACCCGTCGTCGATGCCCGTGTCCAACCGCGCCCTGCAGGTCCTGGCCGACGCGCTGCGCCACCGCCGCACCGTCCTCGGAAGCCGATGGCGGCGACTCACCGCCGGCGAGCAGGCGCTGCTGGTGCTGGCACATCTGAACAAGGGCGAGACCTACACCGCGCTGGCGGGCGGATTCGGTGTCGGCACCACCACGGTGTTCCGCTACGTCCACGAGGGCATCGACGTCCTCGCCGCACTCGCGCCGACCCTCGACGAGGCCCTCGATGTCGCCCGGCGCAAGGCGTTCGTGATCCTGGACGGCACCCTGCTGGCGATCGATCGGGTCGGCATGGGATCGGGCTATGACCGGGCGTTCTACTCCGGCAAACACAAACGTCACGGCGTGAACGTCCAAGTCCTCGCCGACCCGTCTGGTCGGCTGGTGTGGGCCTCACCAGCTCTGCCCGGTGCCCGCCACGACATGGGCGCCGCCTGCGAACACGGCCTGATCGACGCGCTCAACGACACCGGGATCCACGTCGTCGCCGATACCGCGTACCAGGGTGGTGGTTCGGCGATCCGGGTCCCGCAGCGCCGTCGCCGCCTCGACCCCGACACCGGCCGCTACCGGCAGCTGTCGCGGGCGCAGAAGCAGGTCAACGCCGCACACGCCCGTCAACGCGGTCCCGGGGAGCGAGCGAACGCCCAGCTCAAGTCGTGGCAGGTGCTCCGCAAGATCCGCAGCTGCCCGCGCCGCGCGACGACCCTGGTCCAAGCGGTGATGGTGCTGATCCAGACCGCCTGA
- a CDS encoding type IV toxin-antitoxin system AbiEi family antitoxin domain-containing protein: MPAEPGSRTRPGAGGHQRIVDVAAVTTGTIEEAEHIRRSRKPSDTAEQAGLSRSALYRAAREGRLERIARGIYLPADAPAADWDRTEASTRRPEATICLTAALAHHDLTDAIPAALDVAIPRGSRTPVTTGAIAWHQFDRATFDIGREEIPISGTDQRIGIHSPERSIADAFRLRSQVGYELAREALKEWLRRGGKAARLMEIASRLPRAKSPVLHALEVLA, encoded by the coding sequence GTGCCGGCTGAACCCGGCTCACGCACGCGGCCCGGCGCCGGCGGTCACCAACGCATCGTCGACGTCGCGGCGGTGACCACCGGGACGATCGAGGAGGCCGAGCACATCCGGCGCTCCCGGAAGCCCTCGGACACAGCTGAGCAAGCCGGGCTGTCGCGCAGCGCCTTGTACCGTGCGGCGCGCGAGGGGCGACTCGAACGGATCGCTCGCGGCATCTATCTGCCGGCGGATGCCCCGGCGGCGGACTGGGACCGGACAGAGGCCTCGACCCGTCGCCCGGAGGCGACGATCTGTCTGACGGCGGCGCTCGCTCACCATGACCTGACCGATGCGATCCCTGCTGCGCTGGATGTGGCGATCCCGCGCGGCTCACGTACGCCGGTGACCACGGGTGCGATCGCCTGGCACCAGTTCGACCGAGCCACGTTCGACATCGGCCGGGAGGAGATCCCGATCTCGGGCACGGATCAGAGGATCGGGATCCACTCGCCCGAGCGATCCATCGCGGACGCGTTCCGCCTGCGTAGCCAGGTTGGGTACGAACTGGCGCGGGAGGCGTTGAAGGAGTGGCTGCGCCGCGGCGGGAAGGCTGCCCGGCTGATGGAGATCGCCTCGCGCCTTCCTCGAGCGAAGTCTCCAGTCCTCCACGCACTGGAGGTGCTGGCGTGA
- a CDS encoding VOC family protein translates to MGTSTVTGIDSVIIESDDAASTQRFVDEALGLGDIVKVRASDEPTAGFRGFSLSLVFEQPADVDRVAAAALAGGATQVKPVAKSFWGYGGSVRAPDGTVWTLASSSKKNTAEVTGRVAQVVLLLGVSDVRVTKAFYDGAGLAIGRSFGSKYVEFDTPGAAVTLALQSRRAVAKNAGVDADGTGSHRLRISGGLGRLTDPDGFTWE, encoded by the coding sequence ATGGGTACCAGCACCGTGACGGGGATCGATTCGGTGATCATCGAATCGGATGACGCGGCGAGCACGCAGCGGTTCGTGGACGAGGCCCTCGGGCTCGGGGACATCGTGAAGGTGCGCGCCTCGGACGAGCCGACGGCAGGGTTCCGGGGCTTCAGCCTCTCGTTGGTCTTCGAGCAGCCGGCCGATGTGGACCGCGTCGCGGCCGCCGCACTGGCGGGTGGTGCGACGCAGGTCAAGCCGGTGGCGAAGAGCTTCTGGGGATACGGCGGCTCGGTGCGCGCGCCGGACGGGACGGTCTGGACGCTCGCCTCGTCGTCGAAGAAGAACACCGCGGAGGTCACCGGGCGGGTCGCCCAGGTGGTGCTGTTGCTGGGAGTGTCCGACGTCCGCGTGACGAAGGCGTTCTACGACGGGGCCGGGCTCGCGATCGGCCGGAGCTTCGGTTCCAAGTACGTCGAGTTCGATACCCCGGGCGCAGCGGTGACGCTGGCGCTGCAGAGCCGTCGCGCCGTGGCGAAGAACGCCGGCGTCGACGCCGACGGAACGGGATCGCACCGGCTGCGCATCTCCGGTGGGCTGGGTCGGCTCACCGATCCCGACGGATTCACCTGGGAGTGA
- a CDS encoding DUF3761 domain-containing protein produces the protein MATDVNGHLHSGWHDDSPTERLPVVGTRAKRNRLATTGIVLVLLAAVSTPFSATAPFGVLFAFAALFCAAIAVWRSREGRVPNRGRAMTALIAAPVLLVLAVAMTPPVDRAASERTAAATAEATEARAIAAVEQERAEQERIEQARVEQERVERERVEQEQAEQARVAEQQRVEQERAEQARVAERERVEQEQQARARADQQAPLRAAPAPQAPPQRPAPAAAPSCNSSSHYINSDGNCVQRPTQASSAPPGATAKCKNGSYSFSQNRSGTCSRNGGVAQWL, from the coding sequence GTGGCGACGGACGTGAACGGGCACCTGCACTCCGGCTGGCACGACGACTCCCCGACCGAGCGCCTTCCGGTGGTGGGAACCCGGGCGAAGCGCAATCGGCTCGCGACGACGGGCATCGTCCTCGTGCTGCTCGCGGCGGTCTCCACCCCGTTCTCGGCCACGGCGCCGTTCGGCGTTCTGTTCGCGTTCGCCGCCCTGTTCTGCGCCGCGATCGCCGTGTGGCGGAGCCGGGAGGGCCGGGTCCCGAATCGGGGCCGGGCGATGACCGCGCTCATCGCGGCGCCGGTGCTGCTCGTGCTCGCGGTGGCCATGACCCCGCCGGTCGATCGCGCGGCGAGCGAGCGGACCGCAGCCGCCACCGCCGAGGCCACCGAGGCGCGGGCGATCGCGGCGGTCGAGCAGGAACGGGCTGAGCAGGAACGGATCGAGCAGGCGCGCGTCGAACAGGAACGCGTCGAGCGGGAACGGGTCGAGCAGGAGCAGGCCGAACAGGCACGGGTCGCCGAGCAGCAGCGGGTCGAGCAGGAACGCGCCGAGCAGGCGCGGGTCGCGGAGCGGGAGCGGGTCGAGCAGGAACAGCAGGCGCGGGCCCGGGCCGACCAGCAGGCACCGCTTCGGGCGGCACCCGCCCCGCAGGCTCCGCCGCAGCGCCCGGCCCCCGCGGCTGCCCCCTCCTGCAACTCCTCGTCGCACTACATCAACTCCGACGGCAACTGCGTGCAGCGGCCGACCCAAGCCTCGAGTGCGCCGCCGGGGGCGACCGCGAAGTGCAAGAACGGCAGCTACAGCTTCAGCCAGAACCGGTCGGGGACCTGCTCGCGCAACGGGGGCGTCGCGCAGTGGCTGTGA
- a CDS encoding DUF5701 family protein has product MPAPVLPPVTDQAERLISLGATGAFTPDALRSEAAALPDRPGLLVVGGLRPSELAPLMRRADRPGFVVEDMTDVDDFAPVAEVPDAAVWLLADPDRGDLLANASPAEADARFTQDGRTPMLLTEGVQWVLQAPEVLERNSCFMTIGSRVRRPSGRFDARTPAVWISGGTGRDGRERKDAAKVGWCWWNNRHTWLGFGSGSARLAG; this is encoded by the coding sequence ATGCCCGCACCCGTCCTGCCGCCCGTCACCGACCAGGCCGAGCGGCTGATCTCGCTCGGCGCGACCGGAGCGTTCACCCCGGACGCCCTGCGCTCCGAGGCGGCGGCACTGCCGGACCGGCCCGGACTGCTCGTCGTCGGTGGATTGCGGCCATCGGAGCTGGCGCCGCTGATGCGCCGCGCGGACCGGCCGGGATTCGTGGTCGAGGACATGACCGACGTCGACGACTTCGCCCCGGTCGCCGAGGTGCCCGACGCCGCGGTCTGGTTGCTGGCCGACCCGGACCGCGGCGACCTGCTGGCGAACGCCTCACCCGCCGAGGCCGACGCCCGGTTCACCCAGGACGGGCGGACCCCGATGCTGCTCACCGAAGGTGTCCAGTGGGTGCTGCAGGCGCCCGAGGTGCTGGAACGCAACTCCTGCTTCATGACGATCGGGTCCAGGGTGCGCAGACCGTCCGGCCGGTTCGACGCCCGCACCCCGGCCGTCTGGATCTCCGGTGGCACCGGACGCGACGGCCGCGAACGCAAGGACGCGGCGAAGGTCGGCTGGTGCTGGTGGAACAACCGGCACACCTGGCTGGGCTTCGGCTCCGGCAGCGCACGCCTCGCCGGCTGA
- a CDS encoding CopD family protein: MTGDTARHDAGPAVVTGWCAIALGAAVVAAGASGGIAADSVPLGLAATVVRGGADLAALLVAGAALAMILAPGRVPGAGRMLIAAVPAWFAVLLVEAVVRSSIMAGESPATVRPADVVGYLTGPAAGTGLIVAGTATLLLLGCAAGLPAGSGHGAGPAVLVLVIAVAGAAAPPAFGHAAASANAVIAVPGVVLHVAAALLWVGGLGAVLVLARDPVLLADALPRFSRLAGWSVGVLAVSGLLAATARLGSPAELVGGAYGALVLVKIVLLAGAAALGGLTRRRLRAGRVPVLAWAGMEIVLLLAAVGVAATLTRTA, translated from the coding sequence ATGACCGGCGACACCGCACGGCACGACGCCGGACCGGCCGTCGTCACGGGCTGGTGCGCGATCGCACTGGGTGCCGCCGTGGTCGCGGCCGGGGCGAGCGGCGGCATCGCAGCCGACTCGGTCCCGCTCGGTCTCGCCGCGACCGTCGTGCGGGGCGGCGCCGATCTGGCAGCGCTGCTCGTCGCCGGGGCGGCACTCGCCATGATCCTGGCGCCGGGGCGGGTCCCCGGCGCGGGCCGGATGCTGATCGCCGCCGTACCGGCCTGGTTCGCGGTCCTGCTGGTGGAGGCGGTCGTCCGGAGTTCGATCATGGCCGGGGAGTCGCCGGCGACGGTGCGCCCCGCCGACGTCGTCGGCTACCTGACCGGCCCGGCCGCCGGGACCGGCCTGATCGTGGCCGGGACGGCCACGCTGCTGCTGCTCGGCTGTGCCGCCGGGCTCCCGGCCGGCTCCGGCCACGGCGCCGGTCCGGCGGTGCTGGTGCTGGTCATCGCGGTCGCCGGGGCGGCCGCACCTCCGGCGTTCGGACACGCGGCCGCGTCGGCGAACGCGGTGATCGCCGTCCCCGGCGTGGTGCTGCACGTGGCCGCGGCGCTGCTGTGGGTCGGCGGGCTCGGTGCGGTGCTGGTGCTCGCCCGCGACCCGGTGCTGCTGGCGGACGCGCTGCCCCGGTTCTCCCGGCTGGCCGGATGGAGCGTCGGGGTGCTGGCGGTCTCCGGGCTGCTCGCCGCGACGGCGCGGCTGGGCTCCCCGGCTGAGCTCGTCGGCGGTGCCTACGGTGCCCTGGTGCTGGTGAAGATCGTGTTGCTGGCCGGTGCGGCCGCGCTCGGCGGCCTCACCCGGCGACGGCTGCGCGCCGGCCGGGTGCCGGTGCTCGCCTGGGCGGGGATGGAGATCGTGCTGCTGCTCGCCGCGGTCGGCGTCGCGGCGACCCTCACCCGCACCGCCTGA
- a CDS encoding copper resistance CopC family protein — MIPVPSPIRRVTLVLPVVLVALLLGAAPAWAHTELESSTPAENAEVAQAPSEISLTFSEDVSAGTAEITVRGPDGADRVGGPATEDAGTLTVPLEPLGVAGTYTIEYRVVSDDGHPVAGTVPFTLTRPGPAGAAANSAPAPSAVPPATPAPAAAEGADDGAGGAPVWPWVLLAVVVLGGGVALALRRRPG, encoded by the coding sequence GTGATACCCGTACCCTCCCCGATCCGCCGGGTCACCCTCGTCCTGCCCGTGGTCCTGGTCGCGCTGCTGCTCGGCGCGGCGCCCGCGTGGGCGCACACCGAGCTCGAGTCCAGCACCCCCGCCGAGAACGCCGAGGTAGCGCAGGCACCGTCCGAGATCTCCCTGACCTTCTCCGAGGACGTGTCCGCGGGCACCGCCGAGATCACCGTGCGCGGCCCGGACGGCGCCGACCGTGTCGGGGGCCCCGCCACCGAGGACGCCGGCACCCTGACCGTGCCGCTCGAGCCGCTGGGTGTGGCCGGCACCTACACGATCGAGTACCGGGTCGTGTCCGACGACGGCCATCCGGTCGCCGGCACGGTCCCCTTCACCCTGACCCGGCCCGGACCGGCCGGTGCGGCGGCGAACAGCGCGCCGGCCCCGTCCGCCGTCCCGCCCGCGACACCGGCACCGGCGGCCGCCGAGGGTGCCGACGACGGCGCGGGCGGCGCCCCGGTCTGGCCGTGGGTGCTGCTCGCCGTCGTCGTGCTCGGGGGTGGGGTGGCGCTCGCGCTGCGCCGCCGTCCGGGTTGA
- a CDS encoding dolichyl-phosphate-mannose--protein mannosyltransferase — protein sequence MATSTADPGSRVAGAAPEPGLTPRGTPPPLRRADPGPAARLGAPPATDRLRGWLITAGVVLLAALLRFYELGQPTDRGTPVFDEKHYVPQAWEMVRNGGVENNPGYEKIVHPPLGKHLIALGQMVFGYDGVGWRVAAALAGVLTVLLVVRAGRRLTRSSALGGLAGLLLIVDGLSHVQSRMGMLDVFAALFVVAGFTALLCDRDDVRARMARVVAQGRVGDTPFGPRWGVRWWRLAAGVCLGLACGVKWSGSYYVAAFGVLCVLWDVSLRRRAGVARPWAGTVLRDLAPALWALALVPIVTYVASWWAWFGSETGIDRHQVGREIGVGGPFAWVPDALRSLWYYHGQALAFHANLTTGSAGQHPWESKPWTWPMGLRPMLYRYSDEATGCGASECVSAVMLIGTPTLWWASIPVLLWGLWRAVTRVDWRWTAVLVGYGAGFLPWFMNLDRQMYFFYMMPVAPFLVLAATLAMGQLLGYAGQSERRRRTGLLAVSAWVALILVNFVWLWPILVGDPITPEHWQAQLWLPSWR from the coding sequence GTGGCCACCTCGACCGCCGACCCCGGGAGCCGGGTCGCGGGAGCGGCCCCCGAACCGGGGCTGACGCCCCGCGGCACTCCCCCACCGCTGCGCCGTGCCGATCCCGGTCCGGCCGCGCGGCTCGGCGCGCCGCCGGCCACCGACCGGCTGCGCGGCTGGCTGATCACCGCCGGGGTGGTGCTGCTGGCCGCGCTGCTGCGCTTCTACGAGCTGGGCCAGCCCACCGACCGGGGCACCCCGGTGTTCGACGAGAAGCACTACGTGCCGCAGGCCTGGGAGATGGTCCGCAACGGCGGGGTGGAGAACAACCCCGGCTACGAGAAGATCGTCCATCCACCGCTGGGTAAGCACCTCATCGCGCTGGGCCAGATGGTGTTCGGCTACGACGGCGTCGGCTGGCGGGTGGCCGCCGCGCTGGCCGGGGTACTCACCGTGCTGCTCGTCGTGCGGGCCGGGCGGCGGCTCACCCGGTCCTCGGCGCTCGGCGGGCTGGCCGGGCTGCTGCTGATCGTGGACGGCCTGTCCCACGTGCAGTCCCGGATGGGCATGCTGGACGTGTTCGCCGCACTGTTCGTGGTGGCCGGGTTCACCGCGCTGCTCTGCGACCGGGACGACGTACGGGCCCGGATGGCCCGGGTGGTGGCGCAGGGCCGGGTCGGGGATACGCCGTTCGGGCCACGCTGGGGGGTGCGCTGGTGGCGGCTCGCCGCCGGTGTCTGTCTCGGGCTGGCCTGCGGCGTGAAGTGGAGCGGCTCCTACTACGTCGCCGCGTTCGGCGTGCTCTGCGTGCTGTGGGACGTGTCGCTGCGCCGCCGTGCCGGCGTCGCCCGGCCGTGGGCGGGCACCGTGCTGCGCGACCTCGCCCCCGCCCTGTGGGCGCTGGCGCTGGTCCCGATCGTCACCTACGTCGCGTCCTGGTGGGCGTGGTTCGGCAGCGAGACCGGGATCGACCGGCACCAGGTGGGCCGCGAGATCGGCGTCGGCGGGCCGTTCGCCTGGGTGCCGGACGCGCTGCGGTCGCTCTGGTACTACCACGGTCAGGCGCTGGCGTTCCACGCGAACCTGACCACCGGCAGCGCCGGGCAGCATCCCTGGGAGTCCAAGCCGTGGACGTGGCCGATGGGCCTGCGGCCGATGCTCTACCGCTACTCCGACGAGGCCACCGGCTGCGGTGCCTCCGAGTGCGTCTCGGCGGTGATGCTGATCGGCACGCCGACGCTGTGGTGGGCGTCGATCCCGGTCCTGCTGTGGGGCCTGTGGCGGGCGGTCACCCGGGTGGACTGGCGCTGGACGGCCGTGCTGGTCGGCTACGGCGCCGGATTCCTGCCGTGGTTCATGAACCTCGACCGGCAGATGTACTTCTTCTACATGATGCCGGTGGCGCCGTTCCTGGTGCTGGCGGCCACGCTCGCGATGGGCCAGCTGCTCGGGTACGCGGGGCAGTCCGAACGACGACGCCGGACCGGCCTGCTGGCGGTCTCGGCCTGGGTGGCGCTGATCCTGGTCAACTTCGTGTGGCTGTGGCCGATCCTGGTGGGCGATCCGATCACCCCGGAGCACTGGCAGGCGCAGCTGTGGCTGCCGTCGTGGCGCTGA